Genomic DNA from Brassica rapa cultivar Chiifu-401-42 chromosome A04, CAAS_Brap_v3.01, whole genome shotgun sequence:
TATTCTGAATAGGATTGCTTCTTCTTACAAAGGGGCCAAAACTAGTTGATGTATATTGTTGATGTTGTGCCGTATGAATGTGACACAAAGATGAAATCTTGTTTTAGTATGAAACATTTTGAAAGTTAGTCTCCAAAGCACTTTATTATTGAACTCTTGTTAGTGTTTCTTCCAACAatactcttttgtttttgtttttgtttcttgcaGATATTTTGTCTTCAGGGAAGGTTTATATTTGGGCCAGACGCAAGATCACTTGGTCTGACCATAAGTCTCATCGTGGTCCCTGTTATAGTATTCTGCATCTTTGTTGCAAGCAAGCTAATGGATGACTTCTCTGATACTTGGGGAGTCTCAATAGTCACTGTCGCTGTTGTCTTCACCATTTATGTGAGTACCAACCAAACCTTTCCTTTTTCATTGCAAATGATAAACTCATTCCTAACAGCTCATGCTTCCACTCAGGACATAATTCTTCTGATGCTTACATCCGGAAGGGATCCAGGGATTATCCCAAGAAACTCTCATCCTCCTGAGCCTGAAGTTCTCGATGGAAACTCAGGGACAAGCCAAACGCCAAGACTGCCTCGAGTAAAGGAAGTTGAAGTTAATGGAAACATATTTAAGGTCAAGTATTGTGACACTTGCATGCTCTACAGACCTCCTCGCTGCTCACATTGCTCTATCTGCAACAACTGTGTTGAAAGATTTGACCATCACTGTCCTTGGGTTGGTCAATGCATTGCCCAAGTAAGTTTCTCTCCCTTTTCAATGTACTCTGGTCTCTACCATTAGTTATCTAATGTTTATTGGGGGGACTTTTGCAGAGGAATTATCGGTTCTTCTTCATGTTTGTCTTCTCCACGACTCTTCTCTGTGTATACGTGTTGGCCTTTTGCTGTGTCTATATAAGGAAGATCAAAGAATCTGAAGATATAACCATTTGGAAAGCAATGCTCAAAACTCCTGCCTCCATTGCTCTTATAATCTACACATTCATATGTATGTGGTTCGTTGGAGGCTTAACAGGCTTCCATCTCTATCTCATCAGCACTAATCAGGTACCCTTAAAGTCCTTTTGCCTCTCATGTCATTCTATTACAcgtttttgatcttttttttgtttttgtttctgtaGACTACCTATGAGAATTTCAGATACAGTTATGACCGGCGTAGCAACCCACATAACAAAGGAGTGGTTGATAACTTTAAAGAAATCTTCTGTTCTGCGATACCTCCTTCAAAGAACAGTTTCAGAGCTATGGTACCTAGGGAAGCAGCTCCAATGCCGTCAAGATCAGCTGTTGGCGGCGGTTTTATGAGTCCAAACATGGGGAGAGGTAATGATGAGATTGAAATGGGGAGGAAAGGTGTGTGGGCAATGGCTGAACATGGTGATGACAAGAACGGTAGTAATAATGAACGGTTTCATGTCAACGACGATGAGTTAGGTGACATTAGGACCACAACGGATGATGATGAACAAAGTGGTAGTAGGCCTAACATTCACCCTAGGCACTCAAGCTGGGAGATGTCACCAGAGGTTATGGCCTTAGCATCAAGGAGAACTTAGAAACATCGTCCCAAGAGGAAAAGACTGAGATGTGTTTCAAAATGTGTTTTGTATGATTTTCAGCTTTATTTATTGATGTATTTTGAGTTGTTCAGAGAAATCAATTGTGAATTAGTTTGATTTCTCAGATGTTATGAGTGCTTTTATTAGTTGTGTTCAGACAGTTAAATCTCAAATCATTGAGTTTTATTGTAATCTATGATTTTAACAAAATGAATACAGGCGATTTTGCACTGTACTTATTATAACTGtgtcaaataattaaaaagctGAAACTGAATTTTTCAGACATGTGGACTAGAAGACCAGACCAGTCTTGTTTATAGTGTTCATTGAAGCACGGCTCTGTAATAAATGCAAAAGAATCCTTTAGATTCTTCTTCAACGTTCTAAATTAATTTACTCATTGGATCTAAATCTCTTTAACAGTTAAAAGTTTAAACCAAACAAGGCTGCAGAAATGAGTCTTCTCTTCAGAACTGAATCAAACAAAGTGGTCAAACCTTGAATGTGTTGATAAAATGTAGTAACTGTTTTTAACTGAGGATGAAGGTAACTGCCCAGTCAAACACCAATAGACAAAGACAATAAAGAAAGTCAATACTAGGGCTTGTTCATTCATTAGtgttattttgtataaaaagaTGAACTATGTTTCAGTTGAAATGTCACTATTACTGTTTTTATCTTCCTCTAGCTTCCTTTTTATTTAGAACCTTACCATGTGAGCAAAGAGCTCAAAAGGAGACCTCTGCAAAAAGTCTCTCTCTTCTAGTCATACCTTTCAACACAAAGTAACCAAACCTTAGATACCAAAATTCAGCAGGTAGGTTTTTCCTTTTGTCCTCTCTTTTAGTCTTTTAGACTTACCAGAAAAAGATTTTAAGGTTTGactttggtgttttttttttcagtttacaGGGGAAAAAAACATGTATAAGAATCAGCTGCAAGAGCTTGCACAGAGAAGCTGTTTCAGCTTACCATCATATACTTGCATAAGAGAAGGACCAGATCATGCTCCAAGATTCAAAGCTTCTGTCAACTTCAACGGTGAGATATTTAAGAGTCCCACTTACTGTTCCACTCTCAGACAAGCTGAGCATGCAGCTGCTGAAGTTTCACTTAATGTCCTTTCCTCTAGAGTCCCTTCTAAATCCTTGACTGCAAAGATTCTTGTAAGTTCTTTTTTCTCTTCTGTGTTTTGGTCATACACAAAAAAGATAAGGTGTAACATCTTTATATCATTTCAAGGATGAGACAGGAATTTACAAGAACTTGCTACAAGAGACAGCACATAGAGCTGGTCTTGATCTGCCAATGTACACAAGTGTGAGATCAGGATCTTATCACTTCCCAGCTTTCTCTTGCACTGTGGAGCTTGCTGGGATGAGTTTCACTGGAGAATCAGCAAAGACAAAGAAACAAGCTGAGAAAAACGCAGCCATTGCAGCTTGGTCCTCTTTGAAGAAAAGTAACTCAAACTACTCTGTTCCAAGTTCCATAAACCCCAAAACGCTTCTCACTTTTCTAATTgaatctctctcttttttttttttttttaaatatgcagTGGCAAGCTTGGATTCTATGGGAGGAAAGGAAAATGGGGAAGAGAAGGAACAAGAAGTAGTAGCAAGAGTACTTTCAAGATTTAAACCCAAAGAAGTGAGAAGAAGAGAGACCACAAACCaatggagaagaagaacaagtcaACAAGATACAAACAAAGACTTGTCTGAGAGATTGAGATGGATCAATCTATTAACCTATGAACCTTCAAAAAGCCAGGCTTCAAGAACAAACCTTCAACAATTCAAAGGGATATCATTACAAGAAGCTAAGGAAGAGACAGAGATGATGATCACCACAAAGTCGTTTCCTTTGCCAGTGGCTGCTCATCATAAAGCCAGACTCAACGAATCATCGAGCGGCGGATGTAGTAACCAAATCCCATTTTCCGACAGAGGCAGGTTCAGTTTCGTCGGAGGTTGTAATAGGCTAGCTCCAGCGGTTCAAATCAGAtcggtgattccagttttcgcAGCTCCGGCATCAAAACCAAACCCTACTCCTagcacatcatcatcatcatcatcatcatcatcatctataAACTCTTGCTCTGTTCCAAAGACGCCGGGATTGGGAGGTCAAGAGAAGAATCTAACCCAAACGAAAAATGTGGATCAAACCCATGATTAGTTAGGTGAATTTGGATAAAGGGTTAATCTCGAATTAAATCATATGTTAAGTTGTTGTTGTTTGATTAGATAATAATATATGATtgtgttcttgttttttttgtttgaaaattttGGGCCGACATGAGTTTTGAATGCTGGCGTAAAGAACGGAGAACGGAAAGAGAGAGCATTAAGTTAGGGAAGAAGATGGGACGCTGCAGTTGAGAAAGAAGACCATTAAATGGGTTTTGTCTTGCACCATTAATACGCCGATTGCTCTGCTTCCCACTCGTTCTTCATTTATTGTTTGCTCTCTGTAACGTTGGTTCGAGcccaaaaaattattaattcttTCAGACACACGAATTTCACATCCACCACAAGTCATGTATTTTTTTCGGAAAACATCCCAATATTTTGTTCTTGTTGAAATCAAAAACAACcccaaattattttttatatagttataaCTGGTTATTCTTTACcccaaattctttttttttatataatcatatagttataacttataactgGTTACTAGAACTTgatatttttcttgttaatttatttaaaaatgaaacaacatactgaaaattttattttattttgcattagttttctatgaattattattaacttTATGATACTTTGTTTTCTTGAAAATCGAACtgtcaattttttatatttaactaaactaaataaagtaatactatatttaaaatttgtttatataatatatactatatatttcaaattGTGTTATCTCCCTTTAATACAAGCgatttagttaatatttataCAATATTAATAATGTTCAATATATGAATATCGATTTGGTTAGATAAGCTTTagaattgtaattaattaatttaaatttattttaaatgcaaTCGTAGATTCtgtaataaaaaatacaaaaaaaatacttaatttATTGTAAATACAATGGCTAACTatgtaaataaaagaaagtttttttaaatactattattcatgtttacaaACAATTTCCagttattttgttataaaaacaGTACCAAAAAGtaattcagttttaataatatagattcaATAAAAATGTACCATTTATCTGTTAGTATCATTTTTATACCTACCTTCCCTAGGATTCGAATGGTATGTAGATTAGGAAAATGTAgatcaaataaaaaatgcagATCAAACAGAACAAATGCAAATCAAATCGATAATGCAAATCAGAcagattaaattaaataaatatataattatttatcaaataaatctactgaatatcatattttattggatattataaaaagtaaaataactaaaattcaatatctaaacaaaaatattaattataaagttatgtattattatatttaattgaaTGTTGAAAAACTAATTATGTCAGTTAAACgtctaaaacaaaaaatactaatcattatattttactaaatacaatgaaatttaaatattatataaagttttataCAGTTACACcatataatgatttgtttttaaaaatattatagagtATTTTTATTGCTCATATTGTGTTTTATGTTTATTACTGAACACAAGctacaatttatttttaacatactatattttcataatttaatgaagaaactaattaaaaaaatattttaatatttttgaattatggTTAATAGATGTAAAAACAacctgaaatatatatatatatatatatatatatatatatatatatatatatatatatattattttttaaaccaattaaacacaagaaaatatactattttatatttaataaaagttatcaaaaattaattacataaaataaaaaaattaaaatactaaaatttaatgtaaaaagattttctgttttttttttttattaacctaAGATATCCCATGCCTATGGAGAGGCCTAAACTAATCTCCAATGGGAGATGCAGTCCATGGTTAGACATTCTCTCGGATATAGATGATTAActaaaagaacaaaaatataaagCAACCATTGGGCCTCTGTCTTTGGCCCAAACTTTTTCTTCTCATTTATGCAGAATATTacctaaaaaaacaaaacaaatctgcatgcataagttttttttttattggttttgcATCTATAAACAtgaatggaaacaaaatataatcTTATATGCATGTACTTTTCTCCTGCCTTTCTTCTGGAGAAAATTCTTATGTATTTCTCATGGCCTACATTCAAAGCCTTAGTTAAGTTGTTCCTCACTTTACTGTTTACCATGTCAGTTTATATTACTAATCGAATGTTACTAATCGATATTTGACTCAAAAAATACTAATCGAATTTATATCGTTTTActtttattagtatataatTTCAAAGAAGTTCAATTTTGGATTTGTTTATCCACCATTTACTAAAATTTTAGAGAATATTAATGTTCGGATAGTGTTTTGTGTTAGTATAGTTACCAATTATACATTTTTTCACAAAAACACTATTGGCTAAACTCAATTATTGTCAATTGGAAAATACAAAGTTACTACAAAAACtacataaacattttttttacataagtAGATATACACCATagattaaatatatgtaaaagcTGAATTGTGTTAGTTggtatatgaaattttaatatattatgtgtTGGTGTATGATTTAGCACATGTTCCGAGCGCATTTACTGATCTAGACCGCAGTATTCTGTTGATGTATGAATTGACCGATTTTCCGGTTAAATACTGTTAATACAAACAACTGAATatcgatattttattttgtcaaaGCCTTATTCTTAAACGAATTAGCAATCAATTATAGAGAAATTGCAATGTATAAccataaaaaattatatcaacaTATAACCATAGAAACCACATGGTTAGAATATGCAATATATtctttatgtaatattaatatatctacctttaattaatattagtttttgattctcttatattttttaattttatttttctccttTCGTCTTTTCCCCTCTTATTTTATTTGATCTATATTTTCATTACCAATATAGTTTAgccaaaaaataatatcaaaataaaacatacctattttttacatatactatattttaattttttttcaaacagatattttttatttcaaaaataaataaattgttattaacacaaatatatcaTTCTATAGTATTATGTGTATAAAATAACACATCTTTAAGATCTCTCTCTCCACATTTGATTTGTTGTATTTTGTAGttacatataatattttataatatctttatatttttatttattttgtaacgtAAACTGATATAAGAAGTTTCGCTTATATAAGTTTCAATGTATTTTTTCGCAAAAATCTTAGCCATTTCTTAAAAGATGATTTAAGATAAATTTGTATctgatttgattttatattaatcagaaattttcaaatatattaaactttttactttgtgtttaaaattataaaatatggcTCTAAGTTTTGAATGTTCAAAAAAGTAAATTATTTGAACGCTtctttttaaatcatatattcaagttaaatttttattattgaaTATTCTTGGCAAAAAATCTGTGAAACTTTTacagaaatatttttatttataatatgatttttattgttTGACAACTGATGTAAATTGgtttatagttatttattttaaatacaattagaacaattttttaaatagtGAGTTGTGAaaataatcttttaaaattgattCTTACTTTATAACATCTTTATAACCTCTTATAAAGtaacttataaatttataaaataacttacaaaacttatacaaattttaaatcttataaaaaaattcacaggattttaaaatcattataaATAGTTCCAAAAATCGTAATAGTTCCAAAAATCGTAATAAGAAAAGAAGTTATTATCtcttgtaaataatttatacacTCTCACAATGATTTAAGACTTCAAAAAATAGTCttataaatacttattttttgttttaattttaaataatttacaaacatGTTAATCTTCATAAATAGTTTCATAAGCTTCTCTAAATGAGATATTATCTTATAAATggttttataaatctttataaattatcTTGTAAACTcttatcatataaaatattctttatttctgaattattatttttattagaaatgAATTGGTATAAATAACTTCTTAAAGTTTTTGCAAATGATATATTAATCATTAGAAATGATTTTGAACTTAtcatgtaaataatttataaacccgTTTATAGTTAAACAATgaactatatataaatattatgatTTATATAGCAAAATTAAGCTAATTTTAACATGATTTGAAATAGGAAAAAATCTATTATATTAGCTTTTATtagttattttcttaaaaaatatactacatatatttaaaaataaatgataaaagaAGTTATGAAGTATTATATATACCTTTCATAATTGATACAGTTAGCTAATATAAATGGTTATATGTAAgattatatgataattaatattaaatggtTCTAGAATTGCCttttaaatatgattaaaatatataaaaattatatagtaaAATTAAGCTATTTTAACACTGATTTTTAATACGAAAATAAATCTATTATATTaggttttattatttatttaaataaatgataaaagaAATTATGAAGCATTATATATACTTTCCATAATTGATACAGTTAGctactattattatatttaagattatatgaattttttttcaattcataTTAAATGGTTctagaattatttttttttttaaatttcaataaataaaaatttaaaatcattaacaaattaaattataacaatttttaaaaaacttcatCTATGATTGACACATAAGTAAAAATCACGTAATtgactttttaattaatatataggagaattATGTTTTCCATATTGGAGATGCAAGGGACTCTATATTTAAAAAAgacttattcttaggtccaccccctaaggtgaacctttaggttcaccaaccaataggattgttttattttatattcgatatcttttaaaaaaagaaacaaaatattgtcaaattatattttgtttttaaaatttaaaagtaaaaaaaaatagtaataattacaaaaaaaaatattttacgtcgtcagcataagttaaaccctaaaccctaaattctaatctctaaacccttaatcctaaaccctaaacccttggataaaccctaaactctaggataaatccaaaactctaaatcaaaatcactatacactaaaacattcaagcgtttagggtttagggttttagtgtttttatttagagtttaggatttatccaatggtttagggtttacccaagagtttagggtttacccaagggtttaggatttacccaagggtttagggtttatccaaggatttaggatttagggtttagggattaggatttagggtttagtgttttgttgagaacattaaaaatatatttttttttaattttttttttctgtaactattatctttttttattttaaaaacatgatataatttgagaatattttgtttccttttttaaaagatatcgaatttgaaataatgaaatcctattggttggtgaacccaagaataactctttaaaaaatattcttgttttctcaaaaaaatgttcTAGTTCGGTTAAAACATATACAACCATTTAGAGATTTATATTTCCTATTTTTCTGGTTTTCTCTGTAGACACGATTGAAATATTACGGCGAGACTCGGGTCTCAATCATTTGGGCCATAACATAAATATGGAGATATCTGCCTTTCTCGTGGGCCTTTTACAAACCTAAGCATAAAACTAGTGACCTACCTAACCATATTACCAACCAGACTGGACTTAACCGGCCACTTGTTCGGCTTATATTTTTCATACAAAAATTATGTTATCAGTTCCGTAAAATAACATATGTTTCAGTTTTATGACGTGGATCCGAGTAGCAGAAAGCTCACATGTTGTTGGATCTGACCCACGAGCCAACCATAAATGATAATAATCCAGATGATgtcaaccaaaaataaaaataaattaataatccaATTTgagttttatcatatttttttcttgaccAAAGAGTTTTATCATATCTTGACAGATAGATATTGCATATAGTATACGTCAGATCTTCGTGGAGGAAATAGTTTCAAAACAGTAATCCAGAAGAAAACTATTAATATTATCATATGACTGATTCAAAATTACTCGTCTAATAGGTCGTCGAATTTTGACCAATCTTACCCGTACAAAATGTTTGTATCACGTTTTTTCATCAAATCTCCATTGTCTAAATTACATCCCAGTCGTAATTCCATTTGTCATGTTTAAAAcgctgctttttttttttgttatacaaaactatacattatattatttttgcttGACCGTGGAGGCCTGAAATATGACAACATACAATATTCAGCTCcacaataatttaataaaaaaattccttgttttctattttcttcCCCCACTAATTTTTATTTGCTTCTATTTAGGCAGGaatctttataaataaaaacaaataatttcaCTAAGTTTGGAAAACAAACAAAGTTCTTaagagataaataaaaaaagtcacCTAAAATGAGTGAGGCGTGGAAGATAGAATAATATCCAATGACTCAGAGCCACGTATAAGATGAGAACCGTACTCTTCTCTGTCTTTGTCATACCAGATCCCATAAACGGCAAGAAGAAAGCATCAGGAAAGGCCCAAAGCTGACGTGGAATGGAATATTCGGAATGCGGAGAAGATCCAGCTCCCTTTTAGCTTCTTCCACCaccttttttatataaatactccacaaaaaaaaaaaccaaaactgAAGAATATAAAAACAAGAAATCGTCACAGCATTTCGAAACCTCTCTTTCGTCTGTATAGTCCTGAGAAAATGGCTCTTCGTACTGTCCTCGTAGCCGACGTCCCCAGCCTCCCTGATTCCGTTTACGGATTATCCGAAGGTAAACCTAACTTGTGTACCACGGCAAATCCATATAATCTGCTTTTAATGTTTGTAGTTATTATAAGATTTTACTAGTTTTGGCAAGTAGATATATGATGATTATTGtaattatctatatatataaagctgGCAAGCCTTCATCGTTTTGATAATacactcttcttcttgttcttggtCTCTGTTATTCAGGTTTAGATATGAGCAAACCGACATCGTTTAAGATGCCTGGATTCTCTGTGATCGGGCACAGAGGAAATGGTATGAATGTGTTGCAATCATCTGATCGGAGAACCAGAGGGTTTAAAGAAAACTCTATCCTCTCTTTCAATTCCGCCGCCAAGTTTCCCATCGATTTCATTGAGTTCGACGTTCAGGTTGGTTTCTTCTCCACCTCCTTTAGAGACTAGGTTAAtcttttagggtttttttttttcttgataagGGTTAGATTTGTGTGGAAGAAGATTCTGatttttgaatctttttttgtttctcctGGGGATGCTATTTATAGTTTCTTAGAATTGATATGAACATATGATGAACAAGAAGATTCAAGAAGAGAGATGGCCACGAAAGTAAATCCACGAGCTTTGTGTGGTTGTTTCTTTTGTAGGTTACAAAAGATGATTGTCCAGTCATTTTCCACGATGATTTCATCTACTCTCAAGAGAATGTGAGTCTCTACtcttagatctttttttttttaaatataaatcttGATGCAATGCAAGTTTCTGATGGATCTTGCTTTTTGTATTATGGTGTTCAGGGTATTGTTAATGAGAGTAGAGTGACTGACTTGAGCCTCTCTGAGTTTCTCCTCTATGGACCTCAGAAAGAAGCTGAGAAAATAGGCAAGACCCTTATGAGGAAATCCAAAGAAGGTCAGGTTTTGAAATGGGACGTTGACTCTGATGATCCCCTTTGCACGCTACAAGAAGCATTCGAAAGAGTTGAGCAATCTCTAGGGTTCAATATCGAGTTGAAATTCGATGATCAGATTGTCTATGAACGAGAGTTTCTTGTCCATGTCCTCAGAACAGTTCTTCAGGTATGAATCATTATACTGAGTCCAACCAATTCTATGTGAAAAAATAGCTCCTAACCTTATTTTCTGTTTACATTTTGTTGTGTGTGGCACAAACTACAGGTGGTGTTTGATTATGCTAAAGACAGACCAGTGATCTTCTCAAGTTTCCAACCAGATGCAGCACAGCTTGTTAGGGAGCTACAGAGCACTTACCCTGTATGTTCCTAAAGTttttaatactatttttttcACCAAATACATACGTTTTTGATGCAAATGCTGATTATGATTATGGTTTGTTTTCTTAGGTTTACTTTCTGACTGATGCGGGGAACCAAATGTACAAAGATGAGAGAAGAAACTCACTAGAAGAAGCCATAAAAGTTTGCTTGGAAGGAAAGCTACAAGGCATTGTTTCAGAGGTAAAAGGAGTTTTCAGAAACCCATCAGCCATTGCCAAGATCAAAGAATCTAACCTCTCTCTCCTTACATACGGCAAACTCAAGTATAAAGCTTCTTCATTCTTTCTTATTATGCACAGCCAAATTCTTAGTTGATGTATTGATTCAAAATTGGTGTTTGCAGCAATGTGGGGGAGGCAGTGTACATGCAATATGTGATGGGGATTGATGGAGTGATTGTAGACTTTGTTGAGGAGATTTCTGAGTCAGTAACACTCATGATGATTCGAccaccatcaccatcatcacCATTACCGTCATCAGCTTCGAAGGATGATGTTGCTGTCATTACAAGACCTGAGTTTTCACAAAAGGAGATTGATTTTCTTCTCAAGCTTCTCTCACAGTTGATACAACATTGATTGATGATCATCATtacctatgttttttttttctaatcgaATATCtctctgctttttttttctttcttttatcatGTTTCTTTAGGTCTgattttctttataatttttattttctttcttaatttCTCTTCTTCCAGGGTGTCTTGTCCAATAGCTAAACTGTAAATAAATCTGCAATATTTTTACTCTTCATAtggattaattttaaaataattttcatgtattaattaaaaaagatataCAGAAAGCAAATTCACCTACAAATTTCGTAACAAAAGCTTATGAGCGGCCGTGAATCACATGTACTCTTCTACCTTTTGTATGGGTCCTTAACTGATGCGACCAATCACTAGGAAAACTCTGGTGTTCTTGTGGCTCGCCTATCGTCGACAGAAAATCTCTACTAGAGGACGGTGAAGTCCTGTCGGGAGCTGCAAGTTAGCCATCGAGTTCTATGAGGTTTGTCTCGATTCTTTCTCACTCGTGCAGATTCTCCCTTGGAAAGAGTGAATTAAAGAGAGCATGCAGATGTAGTGGCTCGGACTTGTGAGCGGAGGAGCTACAAAGTTGTTTGAGGCGGGTAAGATTTTTGGGAGTCCGTCTTTTATGGAACCGGCGTAAGGTGGCTTCGGGACGTCTTTGAGGTCGCTTGCTTTGAAGATACATCGTCGTTGGATTTATCAGTTGGATTTGGACATCCCAGCGTTGAAAAGTCGCTGATAACTTCATCGGGTTGGAGGCTTTAGTCTCCCACATCCAAATCTCCTTTTATGTTTCAATCTCTCATGTTTCTTTGATTTTGGTGTTGTTTGTAACTTAGTCTTGGCGTTTTCTTCGGTGAAATGGACCATCATTGTTTCCGATGGATGTTGATTTAAGACTTATCTCTCTTAAGCTTTATCTCTCTTAATTTCTCTCTAAGCTCTCGCTCTCTCCTCTTCGCGTTTGCCTCCGGCGAATCCGTGTCCTCCTCCGGCGCCGGAGGGCTCCTCCCTCTCCCCTTTTCATCGTCTTCCTCTTTGCCCTTCTCTCCCCCCTCTAG
This window encodes:
- the LOC103864051 gene encoding double-stranded RNA-binding protein 5, encoding MYKNQLQELAQRSCFSLPSYTCIREGPDHAPRFKASVNFNGEIFKSPTYCSTLRQAEHAAAEVSLNVLSSRVPSKSLTAKILDETGIYKNLLQETAHRAGLDLPMYTSVRSGSYHFPAFSCTVELAGMSFTGESAKTKKQAEKNAAIAAWSSLKKMASLDSMGGKENGEEKEQEVVARVLSRFKPKEVRRRETTNQWRRRTSQQDTNKDLSERLRWINLLTYEPSKSQASRTNLQQFKGISLQEAKEETEMMITTKSFPLPVAAHHKARLNESSSGGCSNQIPFSDRGRFSFVGGCNRLAPAVQIRSVIPVFAAPASKPNPTPSTSSSSSSSSSSINSCSVPKTPGLGGQEKNLTQTKNVDQTHD
- the LOC103864052 gene encoding glycerophosphodiester phosphodiesterase GDPD2, which gives rise to MALRTVLVADVPSLPDSVYGLSEGLDMSKPTSFKMPGFSVIGHRGNGMNVLQSSDRRTRGFKENSILSFNSAAKFPIDFIEFDVQVTKDDCPVIFHDDFIYSQENGIVNESRVTDLSLSEFLLYGPQKEAEKIGKTLMRKSKEGQVLKWDVDSDDPLCTLQEAFERVEQSLGFNIELKFDDQIVYEREFLVHVLRTVLQVVFDYAKDRPVIFSSFQPDAAQLVRELQSTYPVYFLTDAGNQMYKDERRNSLEEAIKVCLEGKLQGIVSEVKGVFRNPSAIAKIKESNLSLLTYGKLNNVGEAVYMQYVMGIDGVIVDFVEEISESVTLMMIRPPSPSSPLPSSASKDDVAVITRPEFSQKEIDFLLKLLSQLIQH
- the LOC103864050 gene encoding probable protein S-acyltransferase 6, whose translation is MYAVTPPQRSDLGSNYGLRVYQTWKGSNIFCLQGRFIFGPDARSLGLTISLIVVPVIVFCIFVASKLMDDFSDTWGVSIVTVAVVFTIYDIILLMLTSGRDPGIIPRNSHPPEPEVLDGNSGTSQTPRLPRVKEVEVNGNIFKVKYCDTCMLYRPPRCSHCSICNNCVERFDHHCPWVGQCIAQRNYRFFFMFVFSTTLLCVYVLAFCCVYIRKIKESEDITIWKAMLKTPASIALIIYTFICMWFVGGLTGFHLYLISTNQTTYENFRYSYDRRSNPHNKGVVDNFKEIFCSAIPPSKNSFRAMVPREAAPMPSRSAVGGGFMSPNMGRGNDEIEMGRKGVWAMAEHGDDKNGSNNERFHVNDDELGDIRTTTDDDEQSGSRPNIHPRHSSWEMSPEVMALASRRT